From Sporosarcina sp. 6E9, a single genomic window includes:
- the treC gene encoding alpha,alpha-phosphotrehalase, whose protein sequence is MNNTWWKETVVYQIYPKSFMDTTGSGTGDIKGITTKLDYLKELGVDVIWLTPVYQSPQNDNGYDISDYYSIDESFGTMEDFEELLEETHNRGMKLIMDLVINHTSTEHEWFKKSASSKDSEYRDFYIWKDPVDGKEPNNWQSKFGGSAWGYDENTEQYYLHLFDKTQADLNWENETVRKKLYEMIQFWADKGIDGFRLDVINLVSKNQEFPNDDIGDGRRFYTDGPKIHQYLHEMNEAVLSPNQLMTVGEMSSTTLESCILYTQEERKELDMTFQFHHLKVDYPEGEKWTKAPFDFIQLKEILAHWQVGMHEGNGWNALFWCNHDQPRIVSRLGDDQKYHAESAKMLATTIHMMNGTPYIYQGEEIGMTNPNFNDISDYRDVESLNAYEIMKNDGKSEQEIIGILQQKSRDNARTPMQWSTEKNAGFTTETPWIEVANNYPEINAEKALSEPDSIFNHYKELIALRKQYPIIVHGDFKMLLEDHQSVFAYTRNWGNETVLVVNNFYGEEVTVGFDLNVSEEVEILNSNYKDSERNLDELTLRPYESVVYYVR, encoded by the coding sequence ATGAATAACACATGGTGGAAAGAGACGGTAGTTTATCAAATTTATCCTAAAAGTTTTATGGATACAACGGGAAGCGGAACAGGTGATATTAAAGGAATCACAACAAAATTAGATTATCTGAAAGAATTAGGCGTGGATGTTATTTGGTTAACACCGGTTTACCAATCTCCACAAAATGACAATGGCTATGATATCAGCGATTATTATTCCATAGATGAGTCATTCGGTACCATGGAAGACTTTGAAGAGTTGCTCGAAGAGACCCATAATCGCGGCATGAAACTAATTATGGATCTTGTGATTAATCACACATCAACAGAACATGAATGGTTTAAAAAATCCGCTAGCTCCAAGGACAGTGAATACCGAGACTTCTATATTTGGAAAGACCCTGTTGACGGAAAAGAACCGAATAACTGGCAGTCCAAATTTGGTGGATCTGCCTGGGGGTATGATGAAAACACAGAACAATATTATTTACACCTATTTGACAAAACGCAAGCCGATTTGAATTGGGAAAATGAAACAGTCCGTAAAAAGCTTTATGAAATGATTCAATTCTGGGCAGATAAAGGTATCGACGGTTTCCGTCTGGACGTTATCAATTTGGTTTCCAAAAATCAAGAATTCCCGAATGATGATATTGGTGATGGACGCAGGTTCTATACGGATGGACCTAAAATTCATCAGTATTTACATGAAATGAATGAGGCAGTTCTTTCACCTAATCAGCTCATGACTGTAGGCGAGATGTCTTCGACAACGCTCGAGAGTTGTATCCTGTATACGCAAGAAGAACGAAAAGAATTAGACATGACATTCCAATTCCACCATTTGAAAGTGGACTATCCTGAAGGAGAGAAATGGACAAAAGCGCCATTTGATTTTATTCAACTTAAGGAAATTCTTGCGCATTGGCAAGTCGGGATGCATGAAGGAAATGGTTGGAATGCGCTGTTTTGGTGCAACCATGACCAACCACGTATTGTGTCAAGACTAGGCGATGATCAGAAATATCACGCTGAATCAGCAAAAATGCTTGCAACAACCATCCATATGATGAATGGAACGCCTTATATTTATCAAGGTGAAGAAATCGGCATGACGAACCCTAATTTCAACGACATTAGTGATTATCGTGATGTTGAATCATTAAATGCCTATGAGATAATGAAAAACGATGGTAAATCAGAACAAGAAATCATCGGAATCTTGCAGCAAAAATCTCGTGATAATGCAAGAACACCAATGCAGTGGTCAACGGAGAAAAACGCTGGATTTACTACAGAAACACCGTGGATAGAAGTTGCGAACAACTATCCAGAAATAAATGCTGAAAAAGCATTATCAGAACCAGACTCAATCTTTAACCACTATAAAGAATTGATAGCGCTGAGAAAGCAGTATCCGATAATTGTCCACGGCGACTTTAAAATGCTTTTGGAAGATCATCAAAGCGTGTTTGCCTATACAAGAAATTGGGGAAATGAAACCGTTCTTGTCGTAAATAACTTTTACGGTGAAGAAGTAACAGTCGGCTTTGATTTAAACGTCTCCGAAGAAGTTGAAATACTGAATTCAAATTACAAGGATTCCGAGCGTAATCTGGATGAATTGACATTGAGACCTTATGAATCAGTTGTGTATTACGTTAGATAA
- the treR gene encoding trehalose operon repressor, which yields MKKYLAIYHDLVDKTKSNYWGDAEMLPSENSLTEKYDVSRETIRKALDLLAQNGYIQKVRGKGSVILNVNKFDFPVSGIVSFKELATNLQIETNTIVNELSLVEADEKLQVKLDLVPKELVWKVARIREIAGEKVILDKDYFNKSIVPVLTKGVCEDSIYEYLENKLNLTISYAQKEITVEEPTKEDRDLLDLDGHSNIVIIKSMVFLDDTTLFQYTESRHRPDKFQFVDFARRTRN from the coding sequence ATGAAAAAATATTTAGCTATTTATCACGACTTGGTCGATAAAACGAAAAGTAACTATTGGGGGGATGCAGAAATGCTTCCTTCCGAAAATAGTTTAACAGAGAAATATGATGTATCTCGCGAAACCATTCGAAAAGCGTTGGATTTGCTTGCGCAAAACGGCTATATTCAAAAAGTTCGCGGTAAAGGTTCAGTTATTCTCAATGTAAATAAATTCGACTTTCCCGTTTCTGGAATCGTAAGTTTTAAAGAGCTTGCAACAAACTTGCAAATTGAGACAAATACGATCGTAAATGAGTTGTCTCTGGTGGAGGCGGATGAAAAACTACAAGTGAAATTAGATCTAGTTCCAAAAGAATTAGTATGGAAAGTAGCCCGCATCCGTGAAATAGCAGGTGAAAAAGTAATCTTGGATAAAGATTATTTTAATAAAAGCATCGTTCCTGTATTAACAAAGGGAGTTTGTGAAGATTCTATTTATGAATACTTGGAAAATAAGTTGAACTTAACAATCAGTTATGCACAAAAAGAAATTACAGTTGAAGAACCGACAAAAGAGGATCGGGACCTACTGGATTTAGACGGTCATTCAAATATCGTCATTATTAAAAGCATGGTATTTTTGGATGATACGACTTTATTTCAATATACCGAATCTCGCCACCGTCCTGATAAATTTCAATTTGTAGATTTTGCACGTAGAACGCGGAATTAG
- the sspI gene encoding small acid-soluble spore protein SspI translates to MDFQIRDAITANMTNNSAEDIRGVVEDAIKRGEEHLLPGLGVFFEKLWNSSGEQEKSQMTNELAKVFQAG, encoded by the coding sequence ATGGATTTTCAAATTAGAGATGCAATCACAGCAAACATGACAAACAACTCAGCTGAAGATATTCGCGGAGTTGTCGAAGATGCCATCAAGCGAGGCGAAGAACACTTGTTACCTGGACTTGGAGTCTTTTTTGAAAAACTCTGGAATAGTTCAGGTGAACAAGAAAAATCACAAATGACCAACGAACTCGCGAAAGTATTTCAAGCCGGTTAA
- a CDS encoding RNA methyltransferase, whose translation MKRIESIQNSLVKHWKKLVLTRKERDKSKEFLVEGFHLVEEALKVENTVLSLIVREGVVIPDNWNTDKVEIVEVNQAVAKEIAETEQSQGIFAYCRQPEYDEEMYSSWTKLLLIDSVQDPGNVGTMIRTADAAGMDAVILGSGTADPYNPKTVRAAQGSNFNIPVVRGDLVQWIQNLKDEGIRVLGTGLTNASNYSDVEMDSKFALIMGNEGSGVSPDLLALTDKVVKIPLYGKAESLNVAVATGILLYAYSMK comes from the coding sequence ATGAAGCGCATTGAATCAATCCAAAACTCACTTGTGAAACATTGGAAAAAACTTGTTTTAACAAGGAAAGAACGAGATAAATCGAAAGAATTTCTAGTTGAAGGGTTTCATCTTGTTGAAGAAGCATTAAAAGTGGAAAATACGGTTCTTTCATTGATTGTTCGTGAAGGCGTAGTAATTCCGGATAATTGGAATACTGATAAAGTAGAGATAGTGGAAGTCAATCAAGCAGTAGCAAAAGAGATTGCGGAAACCGAACAATCGCAAGGTATTTTCGCATATTGCCGTCAACCGGAATATGATGAAGAAATGTATTCTTCTTGGACAAAGTTACTGTTAATCGATTCTGTGCAGGATCCGGGGAATGTCGGAACGATGATTCGGACAGCAGATGCGGCAGGAATGGATGCAGTTATTCTTGGTTCAGGAACCGCAGATCCATATAATCCCAAAACTGTGCGTGCTGCGCAAGGATCTAACTTCAACATTCCAGTTGTAAGAGGGGATCTTGTGCAGTGGATTCAAAACTTGAAAGATGAAGGAATTCGAGTCTTGGGAACTGGGCTGACGAATGCATCGAATTATTCGGATGTTGAGATGGATTCTAAGTTTGCACTTATTATGGGAAATGAAGGAAGTGGAGTCAGTCCTGATTTATTAGCATTGACTGATAAAGTTGTGAAAATACCTTTGTACGGGAAAGCTGAATCGTTGAATGTTGCTGTTGCGACGGGGATACTTTTGTATGCTTATAGTATGAAGTAA